The following are from one region of the Chanos chanos chromosome 10, fChaCha1.1, whole genome shotgun sequence genome:
- the cnmd gene encoding leukocyte cell-derived chemotaxin 1, translating into MGETAEKAPVASAGPGDVGRSWLPAYPNVAAKPTRSSCLIRTGTVVLAVGAVLMLLGTIGAFYLWKAEDKQVYNVQYSVNVNGKTEEGSMEIDSRNNLERFRTGSGDREAVEVVDFHAGVTGIRFTGGDKCYIKAQVKATLPDVGTLHKESMMFDLEEEVSPVKLDEDSLIWVSSEEPLKDTSSLGPAVLELCGDLPIFWLHPVNPEEVVRKKRDVERRRRQYDVRALEEGYLSRPVLNVNSERTAEEEEGRERGSASAFNPDNPYHQEGGEVSEMIFDPMLDHRGICCTQCHRSHTHCQRICEPLGGYWPWPYNFHGCRVACRVILPCRWWVGRMLGIL; encoded by the exons ATGGGAGAGACGGCTGAGAAAGCGCCCGTAGCGTCGGCTGGGCCCGGAGACGTCGGGCGCAGCTGGCTACCC gcATACCCGAATGTAGCTGCGAAACCTACCAGAAGTAGCTGCCTCATAAGAACTGGAACTGTGGTTCTGGCTGTGGGAGCCGTGCTGATGCTGTTAGGGACTATTGGAGCTTTTTACCTCTGGAAAGCTGAAGACAAACAG GTATACAATGTTCAGTACAGTGTGAACGTTAACGGAAAGACTGAAGAGGGCTCCATGGAGATCGACAGTCGGAACAATCTGGAACGTTTCCGGACGGGCAGCGGAGACAGGGAAGCTGTGGAAGTTGTTGACTTTCATGCT GGAGTCACTGGCATCCGGTTTACTGGCGGAGACAAGTGTTACATCAAAGCACAAGTTAAGGCCACCCTACCAGATGTGGGGACACTTCACAAGGAATCCATGATGTTTGATCTG GAGGAAGAGGTCAGCCCTGTTAAATTGGATGAAGACTCTCTCATTTGGGTGTCCTCCGAGGAGCCGTTGAAAGACACCAGCTCTCTGGGACCTGCGGTGCTGGAGCTCTGTGGAGATTTGCCCATTTTTTGGCTGCACCCGGTCAACCCAGAGG AAGTTGTGAGGAAAAAGCGGGATGTTGAAAGAAGACGAAGGCAATATGATGTAAGGGCTCTGGAGGAGGGTTACCTGTCCAGGCCCGTGTTGAACGTCAACTCTGAGAGAAccgctgaggaagaggaaggcaGAGAACGAGGCTCGGCGTCTGCCTTCAACCCTGACAACCCCTATCAC CAGGAAGGAGGTGAGGTAAGCGAAATGATCTTTGACCCCATGCTGGACCACCGTGGGATCTGCTGCACACAGTGCCACCGCAGTCACACCCACTGCCAGCGGATCTGTGAGCCTTTGGGCGGGTACTGGCCGTGGCCGTACAACTTCCACGGCTGCCGGGTCGCGTGCCGGGTCATCCTGCCGTGCCGTTGGTGGGTGGGCAGAATGCTGGGTATCCTCTGA